DNA from Mucilaginibacter mallensis:
CCACACAAAAATTGATAACTGCGCTCGTCTGTGACGAGTGCTTAAACTGGGTTAGCGTTTGTAACGCGACTGGCGATGCAATCGCCAAAACATATTAAGCACTCGTCACAGACGAGCGCAAGAGAGGCCACAGAGAACACAAAGGCATTCACAAAGAACACAAAGAAAAATCATATATAAGCCTCAGTGACCTCTGTGTAAAATCTCCGTGCCCTCTGTGGTTAAATCATCGTTAATAAATAATTCAGTAACCTTATCAGCGATACATTCAATCGGATTAAACAAAACAGGTTCATGCTTTAAATCTTTATCATCCAAAAATCCACTAACCAGCCCAACTAATTCATTCTCATTTTTACCCTGATGAAATTCCTCAGGCATTAAATCCATCGGCTTAACCAAACTTACTACTTGCGCACCTGCATAAAGCGCCTCACTCAAAACCATACCGAAGCCTTCATAGGCCGATGTATGTAAAAATACTTTGGTCCGCTGCATCATGGCCAAAACCTCGCCATGCGTTAACCCGCCTGTTAGTTTTACATTGTTTTCCAGCTTTAGTCTGATGATCTGATGTTTTAATCTTTCCATCTCTGGTCCTCTACCGCAAATGACCGCCTTAATATGTGGGAATTGGATAGTCAGCTTTTTAACCACATCTACAAACAGTTCATACTGTTTAAGCGGGATCAATGAGCCAGCACCCATCAGGTCAATATCTCGTTTAGTTGCCGGTGTTCCAAACATCGATGTATCAATTCCCGGCGGAATAATATGCTTAGGTACAATGCCGTAATTAACCTCAACCTCCCGCGCTAACTGATCGGATAAAGCGATCAGTTGCTCACCTTTTGGGTTAATCAGTCGTACAAATCTATTTCCCGTTCTTGCATCCTGCCCAAGCACCCAACAATAATGCATTCGCCCGTATTTATTGGCAAAGCGATTGCCAATAAAAGCGCATTCGCCCATCCAAAAACTAAGCAGACCAATAATTTGGTGCTGCCTATTCAGTTGCTTTAACGTTCGCCAAACTTTCAGCCACAATGCCCTACGATATAGCTTACCCCGGCTTCTGCCCCCCAAAGCTATCACCTGCATGTCATGCCAAGTATATTGCCTGACTTCAAAAGGATATTGAAAGCTGATGACAATAATATTCAGTTCCGGCTTTTGTTTTTTCAGCGCCTTAACAAATAATTGCTGAGGGGGTATGCAGGTACTGTCATCCTCATCAGCCGGGAAACCCGGTGTTAATATGACCAAAGTTTCATGCGTATTCATTCAGGTTGATGGTTTGGTTGCAATAATCAAGGCTGGTTTTATTGTGGGTGATGAGGATAATGATTTTGCCCTGTGCAGCCAGTTTTTGCAGTTTTAATAATATGTCGATTTCAGATTCTTCATCCATTTCGCTGAAGGGTTCATCCAGTATCAGTACGTCAAAATCATGGTAAAGCGCCCTGGCCAGCATTACCCGCTGCCGTTGCCCGCCGCTCAGGTTCTTGCCGTTTTCGGTGATAATGGTATTCATGCCATCGGGGTAGGTTTGCAGCAAACTGTCCAGCCCGCAAAAATCTATTACCTCACTTATTTTATGCGGACGATAACCTGCATCATCCAGCGTAATGTTTTTTAAAAGTGTATCATGTATAAAATAAGGCTGCTGTTTTACATAGGATATGCGAGCACGGTAATCCTTTATATTTATCGCATCATTAAAGCTAATACTCCCTTTTTTCGGCGATAGAAACCCGCTCAACAAATGGATCAGCGTGCTCTTGCCGCTGCCGGATTGCCCCCATAAACCAGCCATGTCACCTTTTTTTAGATCGAAACTAAGGTCCTGTAAAACAGGTTCCTGATTGTATTTGAAATCAACCTCATCAAACCGGATACTTTCTATAGGTTCAGCAGGTTTGGTTTTGGTAGATGCGGTATTTCCAAAACCTAATAGGTCGTTTAAAACAGGCTGATAGGTTTTTATTTGCCCGGCACTGTTCAATATCTTGATCATTCCGGGGATGATTTTATAAGCAGCAGCTAAAAATACACCAATGGTAAACAGATCGGGCGCAGCTATGCCGGTGTTGTATTTATTTACTAAAGCCAATATAAATACACCTAATACCGCAAATATTTCCACTAACCGGGTAGGCAGGCTCAATAAAGTTTGCTGCGATGCCAGGTTATTATTTAAAGCCTGCTGGTGCTCGTGATAGCGCCCGGTAAAGAAATTGCTTTTGCCATAAATGTTGCTTTCCACATAACCTGATAATGATTCCTGTAAATACTGTATCGATTTTTGACTTACTGCCTGTGTTTCACCCCGCAATTGTTTTGATCGCTTGCGGATCCTCTGCCCTAAAAAAATAACCGGGGGGACTAAAAATAGCAGCAGCAATAAAAACAAAGCCGGGTGGTAAAATATAATGGCGCAAGCCGTAAACAATATCAGCAAGCTTTGCGTGGCTATCTGTTGCAGGTTGGTAAGTATATAATGACTAAATTCGATAGGCTGCTGGCTGATCTGCCTGATGCGCACCGATGAATCAACATTAACAAATTGCAGATAATCGTTACGCAGGTAGTACAACATGTTTTTTTTAGACAGGCGCGTGGCCACATCATAAAAAAAATGATGCTGGAATTTCAATATCCGGTAACCGAACCAGTTTTTTATACTGAAAAGTATGAAAAAGATGCCGATAGTGAGGATAGGATTAGCTAATGGCAAATGCGATAGGCCGGAATTGAGTGAACTGCTTTTGCCTGTATAAAAGCTGATGACCCATAACAGTAAAGCCAGAAAGGCAATATCAAGCAAACTGATGATCACATCAAACAGAATAAGCCGGAAGATGCGCGACCGTTCCTCCGCATTGAGCAGTTTTAATACCTGGATGATGATGAGCTTCAAAATAATGTCCGGACTTGGTAAGTATTAAACATTACGGCTGCCAGTAGGCGATGGTTGCCTGCTGATTTTCATTTAACCGTAGTATAAAAGTGAATTAAATAGTAGTTTCACATTTTGAATACATCCAATTATTAAACCGTATGAATAATTTATCCGCCAAAAAAATATTACTGCTCGGCGCGGCAATAGCCTGCAGCTTTACTGCATCGGCACAAAAAACCGACACACTTTTTAAGCGCGCCAATATTTTAAAAACCATGGAACGCGTTTCTGCATGGCAATTCAATACCTGGCAAACAAAGGGCTCACAATG
Protein-coding regions in this window:
- a CDS encoding ATP-binding cassette domain-containing protein — translated: MKLIIIQVLKLLNAEERSRIFRLILFDVIISLLDIAFLALLLWVISFYTGKSSSLNSGLSHLPLANPILTIGIFFILFSIKNWFGYRILKFQHHFFYDVATRLSKKNMLYYLRNDYLQFVNVDSSVRIRQISQQPIEFSHYILTNLQQIATQSLLILFTACAIIFYHPALFLLLLLFLVPPVIFLGQRIRKRSKQLRGETQAVSQKSIQYLQESLSGYVESNIYGKSNFFTGRYHEHQQALNNNLASQQTLLSLPTRLVEIFAVLGVFILALVNKYNTGIAAPDLFTIGVFLAAAYKIIPGMIKILNSAGQIKTYQPVLNDLLGFGNTASTKTKPAEPIESIRFDEVDFKYNQEPVLQDLSFDLKKGDMAGLWGQSGSGKSTLIHLLSGFLSPKKGSISFNDAINIKDYRARISYVKQQPYFIHDTLLKNITLDDAGYRPHKISEVIDFCGLDSLLQTYPDGMNTIITENGKNLSGGQRQRVMLARALYHDFDVLILDEPFSEMDEESEIDILLKLQKLAAQGKIIILITHNKTSLDYCNQTINLNEYA
- a CDS encoding glycosyltransferase, with translation MNTHETLVILTPGFPADEDDSTCIPPQQLFVKALKKQKPELNIIVISFQYPFEVRQYTWHDMQVIALGGRSRGKLYRRALWLKVWRTLKQLNRQHQIIGLLSFWMGECAFIGNRFANKYGRMHYCWVLGQDARTGNRFVRLINPKGEQLIALSDQLAREVEVNYGIVPKHIIPPGIDTSMFGTPATKRDIDLMGAGSLIPLKQYELFVDVVKKLTIQFPHIKAVICGRGPEMERLKHQIIRLKLENNVKLTGGLTHGEVLAMMQRTKVFLHTSAYEGFGMVLSEALYAGAQVVSLVKPMDLMPEEFHQGKNENELVGLVSGFLDDKDLKHEPVLFNPIECIADKVTELFINDDLTTEGTEILHRGH